The window GCCATCGCGGCCTCGTCTTTGCGCAAGTCGACGCGCATGAAGCCCGTAGAGATCGTGCGCGGTCTTGAAAACGGTGCGCGAAACGTCCTCGGTGTCCTCGTCGCCTGCGCTTCAGCGGGCATCATCATCGGCGTCGTGACGAAGACAGGGGTGGGCCTAAAGCTCGCGTCGGCTCTGCTCGATCTTTCGGGCGGCATGCTTTTGCCGACGATGTTCTTCACGATGATTACGTCGATCATCCTCGGCATGGGCGTGCCGACGACGGCGAACTACGTCATCACCTCGACGATTGCCGCTCCCGCGCTCGTCCAGATGGGCGTGCCCGTGCTCGCGGCGCACATGTTCGTCTTCTACTTTGGTATCATCGCCGACGTGACGCCTCCCGTGGCTCTCGCCGCCTTCGCTGGGTCTGCCATCAGCGGCGGCAAGCCGCTGAAGACGGGCATCAATGCCTCGAAGCTCGCGATCGCCGCCTTCATCATTCCGTACATCTTCGTGCTGTCGCCCGTCGTCCTCATGATCGATGCGACACCCATATCGCTCATCACTGTGCTCGTGACCTCGGTCATCGGCATGGTCGGTTTGAGCGCATCGATGATCGGCTGCCTCGTGAAGCCGTTGAACGGACTTGAGCGCGTTATGCTGTTCGTCGGCGGTCTTTTGATGATTCAACCAGGACTTGTGACCGATCTCGTGGGATTCCTTCTCCTGGCGTCCGTGCTCTTCTTCCAGCAGAGGCGCAGCAAAGCGGAGGCGAGCAGCCTTGGCTGAGGAAGGGAATCGCGAATAGAGCGAAAAAGCGTTGATAAGTGAGGTCTGTACATCTCAAAGCCTTCGATTGCCATTCCGGCGTCGGAGGCTTTTTCTTTGGTCGGAAGATGGATTTCCTCCATAAAGTTTTATGGAGGAAATCTTTGTCAAGTCTTGCATTTAGGAAATTTGTCGGTTATTATATATTCATAAGATCATCGGGTACACCCGACAACAGGAGGTCGCCATGCGCCGAGCACCTAGAACTGCATTGAGTCCGCTTTTGAAGCGGCTGAAGATTTATTTTGATGTGCTGAAGAGGACGACGTCCGGCTATCTTTATGTGGTGGATCTGCAAAATAAGGTGGCGATGACGTCGCCGAACATCGTGCGGGATTTCGGCATACCTGCGGAAACGATGGGATTTTCTGCTTTTCGCCAGGCTTGGCAGGAGATCATGCATCCGACGGAGCGCGAAAACGTCACGAAGGTCTTTGACGATGTGCTGCAGGGGCACACGAGAGAGGGCTGTGTTGAGTTTCGCGCGAGGACGCGCAAGGACGACTACGAGTGGATCGAGTGTCGCTGCGCTGCTGCGCTCGACCATGAGGGAAAGAGGACGCTCTATGCGGGAATCTTTCGGCTCATGGGACAGCGCATCCGTGCGGACGCCGTCACGGGACTTTTGAACAAGTACCAGCTGGAGCAGCGCATGAAGGCGGCGCTTGACGAGGCGCGCGAGACGGGCAGGGGCGGCGCACTGATGATTCTTGGCATCGACAATTTTAAGATCGTCAACGAAGCCTACAACCGCGCCTTTGGCGATCAGGTTCTACGCGAGGTTGCAAAGCGCATCAAGAAGATCCTCTCGACGGATTTCCGGCTCTATAAGCTCGACGGTGACGAGTTCGGCATCGTTTATCCGGGGGCGGATGAGGCGGATGTTGAAACTCTCTACCGGAGTATACAGACGGCTCTCTTGAAGCCGCAGCAGATTAACGAACACAAGTATTTCTGCACGGTGTCGGGCGGCACGGTGTTCTTCCCGCAGTTCGGCAAGGACTACCTCGTGCTGCACAAGTATGCGGAAGCGGCGCTGACCTTGGCGAAGCAGGGGGGCAAGAACAAGAACTGCATCTTCTCGAAGGAGCTTTACAACCGCTGGCTGCGCTCTTTGACGGCGCGCGAGGACATACGCCGCTCGGTGGAGGACGGCTGCCGCGGCTTCAGCCTGTGCTTTCAGCCGCAGGTGGGGGCGGAAAACCGGCGCATCATCGGTGCGGAAGCCCTGCTGCGCTGGCAGAATTCCAAGGGGCGCATGGTCGCGCCTATGGAGTTCATCCCTCTGCTGGAAGAGTCGCAGCTGATGATTCCCGTCGGCAAGTGGATTGCCGATACGGCAGTGCGCATCTGTCGTGAGTGGCAGAAGATTGTTCCCGATTTCTGCATGAGCATCAACCTTTCCTATGTGCAGCTGCGCGACCCGTCCTTCAAGGAGGCTGTCAGGGAATGTATTGAGCGCTATGGCGTAGATCCGGCGAGCATCGTTTTGGAGCTTACGGAGCACACGGTCATCTCGGACTGGGATTTCATCAATCGTCAGTTTGCCTCTCTGCGCGAGTATGGCCTGAAGATCGCCATGGACGATTTCGGCACGGGCTGTTCCTCCTTGGCGATGTTCAAGAACCTCTCGTGCGACATCGTGAAGATCGACCGGGCCTTCGTCAAGCAGATCTTGTGGTCGGACTTCGATCGCCGCATCGTGGACTACACGGTGGAGCTTTGCCACAGCATGGGCATGAAGGTCTGCATCGAGGGTGTGGAAACGCAGGAGGAGTATGATCTTCTGGCAAAGACGTGCAAGGTCGATTCCATTCAGGGCTATCTCTTCGGACGGCCGGAAACAAAGGAAGGATTCGAGGAAAAATTTTTGATGCGTCAAGAAGCGCACGGAAAGGAGCAGCTATGTCACGCACGAGCGATGAGATGAAGGGCGTCACGCATCTCGGCGAAAAGAACACGCAGTATGCGGCAGACTATGCGCCTGAGCTTTTGGAAACCTTTGAGAACAAGCATCCCGACAAGGATTACTGGGTCAAGTTCAACTGCCCCGAGTTCACGAGCCTCTGTCCGATTACGGGGCAGCCGGATTTCGCGACGATCACGATCTCCTACGTGCCCGAGCGGCGCATGGTCGAGAGCAAGTCGCTGAAGCTCTATCTCTTCAGCTTCCGCAATCACGGTGACTTCCACGAGGACGTCGTGAACATCATCCTCAAGGATCTCGTGCGGCTCATGGAGCCGCGCTACATCGAGGTCTGGGGCAAATTTCTGCCTCGCGGCGGCATCTCCATCGATCCGTATACGAATTACGGCAGGCCGGGCACGAAGTATGAGAAGCTCGCCGAAAAGCGCTTCTTCGAGCATGACCTCTACTTCATGGAAAAGGTGGACAACCGATGATCGAGGTCTATACGGGCGCGGGCAAGGGCAAGACGACGGCGGCGATCGGCCTCGCCGTACGTGCCCTAGGTGCAGGGCTTCGCGTCTACATCATGCAGTTCATGAAGAGCCTCGCCTACAGCGAGCAGAAAGTTCTGCAGGGATTCGCACCGCAGCTTGCGCTCTATACGACGGGCAAACCGTTCTTTATCGCGAAGGAAGGCATGCTGACAGAAGAGGAGCGTGCGGCATGGGGAGAAGACGTCGTCGTATTCCCTGAGGGTGAGCCGCCCGCTGACTACCTGAGGCTGATGCAGGACGGCTTCGCCGAGGCTGCCGCAGCTGCACGCTCGGGCGCTTGGGACGTCGTCATCCTCGACGAGCTGAACGTGGCTCTCTTCTTCGAACTCATCTCGCGTGAGGCAGTCGAGTCCCTGCTCAATGATCTGCCGCCCGAGCGAGAGGTCGTCCTGACGGGCAGGAATGCGCCCGATTGGCTGATCGCGCGAGCCGACCTCGTCACGGAGATGCGGGAAGTGCGCCACTATTATGCGAAGGGCGTGGCGGCGCGCAAGGGCATAGAGAATTGAAACGAGATGAAGCATGATGAGAGGGGGGCGAGAGCCGCTCTCTTTTTTTGGACTTTCCTTGGAAAAACTGTTATACTATAGCGTAGAAAACGGATGGCAGAGAGGTGCTGAATGTGCAGGAAGAAATGACGGGGGTTCGCGGCGATTTCGTGGAGCAGATCGTGGCGGAGAGCGGATCTTTTTTGAATACGGCCGTGGCTTTTGCGAACGGACGAGGCGGACGCATCATTTTCTACGGTGAAAGCGGCAGGGGCTTTTCAGCAGAGGCGGAGCTCATTCCGTGCATAGATGAGATCACGCAGAAGATTTTCGACAGCTGCGAGCCGCGCATTTTTCCGCGTGTCGGTGTGGAACTGCAAGATGGACGGCAGGTCGTCGTCGTGGAGATTTTCCCCGGTATGGAAAAGCCGTATTTCGTCAAGGAATTGGGCATGATGGATGGCACCTATGTGCGCGTCGGCGGCGCGACGCGCCTCGCTGAGCCGTATCAGGTGCAGGAGCTTCTTCTTTCGGGCACGAACAGCAGCGCCGATCAGCTCGCGGCCGAGAGCACGGTCAGTGATGTGGAAATCGAGGAATTCTGCCGCATGATGTACGGCGAGGCGGAGAAACGCCGCGCTGATGATGATGTCGTGCGCCTGCAGAAGGAGGATCTCCTGGCATGGAAGCTTCTTCGTGAGGAGGAGGGCGAGTGCCGCGCGACGGGCGGCTGGCATCTGCTCGCAGGAACGGCGGAGGAACTTTTTCCCGAGGGCTTCATCCAGTGCGCCGAGTATCTTGGTGCGACGCGCCTTGATTTCGTCGGCGGCGAAGAGTTTGCCGGTTCTCTGACGGAGCAGGTGGACGGTGCGGCGGACTATGTGCAGGAGCGTCTTTTGGCGCGGGGTGTCAAGGCGCGCGGCTTGGAGGAGCTTCCGGAAGGTCTCATGCGCCGTCTGCTTGCTCGCGCTGTCTGCCAGAGGAACTATGCGGCGCCGGGACGCATCGCCCTCGTGCTTTACGAGGATCGCTTGGAAATCACCGTACCGGGATTGCTGGAAGAGGACATGACGATCTGGAAGCTCAAGACGGGCTTCTCCAAGATACGCAACCGCGCGATTGCGGCGGCGTTCCTCTACATGGGCATGATGACGGGATTCCAGAGCATCCTGCCCGAGCTTTATCGTGCGGCGAAGCGGGCGCGCTTGCCCGAGCCCGCCGTCATCACGCTCGGCGATTCCGTGCGCATCAATCTCTATTGCCGTGCCGAGGAAGAGGCACAGCAGCACGAAGGTGTTGTCGAGGAAACTGAACTTGTGCAGACTGCTGAGGCCGCTGAGGAGTCTGAGCCTGTCCAAGAGCAGGAACTTGTCGGTGAAGCCGAACTCATGCAGGATGTTGAGGCCGCTGAGAAAGAGGAGTCTGTCCAAAATCAGGAGCTTGTCGTCGAAGCTGAACTCGTGCAGGATGTTGAACCTGTTGAGATCGTGGAGCCTGTTCAAGAGCAGGAGCCTGTCGAGGAAACGGAGCTTGCAGAGGAAGCTGAATCTGTGCAGGAAGTTGAGCATATAGAAGAAGCTGAACCTGCGCAGGAAGTTGAGCATATAGAAGAAACTGAACCTATAGAAGAAGCTGAACCTGTAGGAGAAGCTGAATCTATCCGGGAAGAAGAGCCTTTACCGGAGGAAATAGAGGAAGAGCAGGCGCCGTTGCAGGAAGAAAGCGGCGCAGGCGATGTTTTGGCATCCGGGACTTCGCTGGAAGATGGACAAGATGCGAGCCTTGTTCAAGAAGTGGAAGCCGATCATGAGCCGGATTTTGAGCCTGCGCCCGAGCTGAAGCTTGAACTTGAATCCCTTGCGGATCTCAAGGCGGATGATGTCGCCCTTGAGGAAGAGCCGGCAGAGCCGCGGGAAGAAAAGGTGAGCGCGGGGCAGCAGGAGCTTTCTTTCGATGTGGAAGAGTCTGCAGAAGCGATGGCGGAGGAATCTGCCAAAGAAATCGTGAAAGAAGTTTTGGAAAAGCCTGTGGAGGTTTCTTCAGAAGAATCTATGGAGGAAAGGCTTCTCCATGTGATTCGTGAGAATCCCAAGGTCACGCAGAAGGCCTTGAAGGAAGCGCTCGGCGTATCGATCGCCACGGTCAAGCGCATGACGACGGCACTGCACAAGGCGGGCGTCATCGAGCGCACAGGAACGAATCGCAGTGGCGAGTGGCATATCCTCAAGGATTGAGAAAGCGGAAAGCAAAGAGAAGCAAAGAACCCACCACGCCGAGCGGGCATGGTGGGTTTCTGTATCAGGCAAAGTATTGGAAGTAGCAGATGGCCGCGAAGAGGGCGAAGGAGAGGGCGATGAAGAACATGCTGGCGCGCGTCATCCAGAGTTTTTCCTTCTCGCCGAAATTTCCCTGCTTGTAGCCGTAAATGAGGAGGAGGGAGGCGGCGAGGGAGCCGTACATCGAGCGGTTCAGCCACGTCATTTCCGACCAGCCGATGAACGCGATGAAGAACGTGAGCGCAATCATGATCAGGAGGAAGGTGTCCTTGCCCTTTTTTTCAGGGCGCTTCTCCGTATTCGTGCCGCCCGCCTGCGACTTCAGATTCCGGCGGATCTTCTTCAGTTGTTTCGCCATATCGAATCCCTGCTTTCTATGCAATAATTTCTTTTTTCATATCTTTTCTATTATACATGGGATATGAGAACTTGGCAATGTGCTTGTCGCTCTTAACATTTCGTAGTAGAATGAGATAGTATGATACGGAGGGAAACGAGATTGTTCATTCATAGAATACATTTGGCTAGGATGGGGGAGAGATATGATACGGGAGCAGCGCAGCAGGGAGAAGCTTGAGGCGTATTACCAGAGGTTTCGCGACGAAGGAGAGATTGATGTCAACGTGCATCCGTGGGTGGCCGAGGCGTGGCGTGAGAGCAGGCGGCTCGGTGTGCCGTCGATGGGGACGGAGCCGAAGCGTGTGCTTTCTGCGGAGGATTTTTGTGCACTGCAGAAAAAGCATGCCCCTGCCATCGACTGCCTTCTGCAGCTGACGGAGGGCGTGCAGGAGTTCTTTGCGCGTTACGGCTTGAGTCTCTTGCTGCTCGATGCCGAGGCGCTCGTCTTGAAGAGCTGCACGCTGCCCTTCATGCGTCTGCCTCCCGGCAAGGTCGAAGGCTCGCGCCTTGGTATCGAAGAGATCGGCGCTTCGAGCATCAGCATAGCGAAGGAGAAGCGTGTGCCGTTTTGGGTCTTCGGGCCGGAGATTTGGCGCGAGGCGTCTCACGAAAGCGATGCCTGTACAGCGCCCGTCCTCGTCAGCGGCGAACTGCGCTATCTCGTGAACATCGTCGTGGACGATCCGAAGCTCGTGCCGCAGGATGCCGTCATCGCTCAGCTTCTGCTCATCGCGCGTTCGCTTGAGGCCGCCTTGGCGCGCGACCTCAGACTGCAGGCGCAGGAGGCAATCTTGGATGCCGCGCCGTTCGCCGTCTATCATATCCTGCCGAGCGGCGAGGTCGCTTACGCGAACCGCTTGGGATTGGAGCGTCTCACGCGCATCGGAGCGCGCGATCAGGCGACGAGCCGTCTGTCGAACCTTAACGACATCGTTTTGAATTATCGTCACACGCCGATCTATCAGGGATTCAGCGGCACGCCCTGCTACAACAAGGAGGTCACATGGATCACGGAGGCGAAGACGTATGAGGACGTCACGACCGTCGTGCCGATCGAAAGCCCTGTGACGCGCGAGGTCAATGGCGTCGTGACCGTTTCCATGCCCATTGAGGATCTTAGAATGCTCGTCGCGCACACGGCGGGCTATACGGCGAAGTACAGCCTCGCCACGATGGCAGGCAAGGGACAGGCGTTCCAAGCGCTGCGTGAAAAAGCGCTGCGCGTGGCGAGGGGAAAGAATCATGTGCTGCTGCAGGGCGAGGGCGGCACGGGCAAGCAGCGTCTGGCGCACGGCATACATCAGGCGTCGGCGCGCGCGGCGGGGCCTTTGATTTCCTTCCGCTGCGGCGATGTGCAGCCGGAACTTCTGGACGAAGAGCTTTTCGGCGCGGCGGTTTCCCCCGATGTCAGCCGTCCCGGCAAATTGGAGCTTGCCTTTGGCGGCACGCTCTTTCTCGATGAGATCGAGAAGCTGCCGAAGAAGACCGCGGCCGCTCTCGCGGCGGCTCTGCGCGAGGGCAAGGCGCATCGTCTCGGCGAGACGGTCGTGCGCCCCATCGACGTGCGGATCATCGCCGACTGTGACGGTGATCTCAAGCGCTTGACGGAGCGAGGCCTCTTCGACCGAAGTCTCTACGACATCGTTTCACGCAGCGTCATACGCATGCCGGCGCTGCGCAACCGACGCGAGGATATCCCCCTGCTCGCCGAGCAGATTATCTGCGAGCTAGCCGAGCAGCACCGCATGGAGAGGAAGCGGCTTCTGCCGGAGACGCTGACGATTCTTGAAGAGTACGATTGGCCCGGCAACATCAAGCAGATGCAGAGCATCTTGGAGCAGGCGTTCTTCCATACGGAGGGCGTGGCGATTTCGCCCGAGAACATCAATCTCATGGGCGACGTCAAGCCCGATGATGACTGGAAGACGGATCGGGAAATATTCCTGCGTGCATGGCAGGCGGCGGGCGGCAACGTCAGCCGCTTGGCGAATCTTCTCGATGTCAGCCGCGTCACGCTGTATCGCTATTTGAAGAAGTTTCAGTTGGAAAAAGTGTAAGGAGGAAGTTCTGTGCGACTGCGCAGGAAGCCGTGGGTGGATGAGGCCATTCACGCATACGATGATTTTGTCTATCCGAAGGATCGCCCGGCGGGCGAGGCGGAAAGGGGACGTTGGAAGGAGATCTTCGGACGCGAGGCGCCGCTCTTTGTCGAACTTGGCACGGGCAAGGGCGATTTCATCCGTCAGATGGCGGAGCGCTCCCCTGAGGTCAATTTCATCGGCATCGAGAAGCAGCAGGATGTGCTCATCGCGGCGGCGAAGAAGGTGCGCGAGAAGGAGCTGAAGAATGTGCGCCTGCTCGTCTTCGACATCGCCCAGCTTGAGAAAATTTTTGCGCCGGGGGAAGTCGATCGTTTCTTTGTGAACTTCTGCGATCCGTGGCCCAAGGCGCGTCATGCGAAGCGCCGCCTCACGCACCACAGTTTTCTCGCTCGCTACAAGGAACTCCTCGTGCCCGGCGGCAAGCTTGTCTTTAAGACGGACAACCGCGCGCTCTTCGACTTTTCTTTGGAGGAGTTCCGCGAGATGGGGCTTTCGCTGCACGACGTTTCCTATGATCTGCACAGCGAGGCACGTCCCGACAACGTGATGACGGAGTATGAAAAGAAATTCAGCGGCAAGGGTGAGAAGATCAACCGCTGCGAGGTCACGTTCGCGTGAAGGAGGGGACTATGGAAAGACAGGAAGCCGCAGAAGAAAAGGGCAAGAAGAGCTTCTGGGTCAGCGATATGGAGGCGGTGCTCGCCATCTTCATCGTGCTCCTCGTCTTCGGCAGCATCAACGTGTTCAGCTCAAGCTTCATCTTGGCGGAAACGACGTTCGGCACGCCGTACTTCTTCTTGCAGCGTCAGCTTTTCAATCTTGCGGCGGGCTTCTTCTGCTTCTTTCTTGGCTGCCGCGTGAATTACCATCGCTGGCGTGCGTGGATCGTGCCCGTCGTCATAATCACGATCCTCTCGCTCATCGCAGTCCTTCTCGTGGGCGCGGAGGTCAACGGCTCGAAGCGTTGGCTCGGCACGGCAGGTTTTCAGATTCAGCCAGCGGAAATTGCGAAGCTCGTTTCCCTGATGCTCATTTCTGCTTATGCGGCATACCGTGTGCGAAATGACAAGCCCATCGACATTCTCTTCCCGAATCCGCAGTATCTGCTCGTCCTCTTCATGGGATTGTTGATCGAGCTGGAGCCGGACGGCGGCACGATGTTCATCGTCATCTTCGTGCCTTTCATGCTCCTTTGCATTGCAGGGCTTCAAAAGACGAAGGTGCTGACGACAGTCGCCATCTTCGCGGCGGCGGGCACGGCACTGTCCATCCTGCAGCCGTACCGCCTTGCACGCCTCAAGGTTCTGCTCGATCCGTGGGCGGATTCGCAGGGCATCGGCTATCAGACGGTGCAGTCTCTGTCCGCCATCGGCTCGGGCGGCCTCACGGGCATGGGGCTTGGCATGGGCGTGAGCAAGTACAGCTACCTGCCCGAGGCGCATACGGATTTCGCCTTCGCCATATTCAGCCAGGAGACGGGGTTTCTGGGCGTCATTCTCGTGCTCGTGCTCTACTCGGCATTCACCGTCTATGGTGCGCGCATCGCAAATGCCGCCTCTGACGCTTACGGACAGTTTCTCGCTACGGGCATCCTGCTGCTCATCAGCGGTCAGGCGGTCATCAACCTTCTGATGGTCGGCGGCCTCCTGCCTGTCATCGGCGTGCCGCTGCCTTTCATCAGCTACGGCGGCACATCGCTGATGATCAGCATGGCGAGCGTCGGCATCCTCTTGAACATTGGACAGCACGGCACGGGCGCGTCGAACCGCAGCAAGCTCCGGGAAGCCTTGGAGCGCGATGTGGCGAAGAAGAAAGCGGAGCGTCATCTGCGTCTCGTGAAGAAGTAGCAGGGGAGGGATTCTCTTGGAAAGCATCTATGGCAAGCAGGGAGAGGCGCTCCCTGAGATTCTAGGCGCGTTTCGCACGCGCATTGAGGAGATCAGCGCACGCGTCAAGGAGCGCACAGGATCGGCGCCCTACGAGCATCTGATCTGCCGCATCAAGTCGGACGAGAGCATGCGCGAGAAGTGCCGCCGCAAAAGCCTGCCCGAAACGCCGCAGTCGGCTCTCTGCAAGGTGCATGACGCCATCGGCGTTCGCGTCGTCTGCCGCTTCATCGATGACGTCTACGTCGTCGTGCGTGCGCTCAAGGCGCTTTCGGGCGTGACGGTCTTCGAGGAGAAGGACTACATTCGCGACGTGAAGCCGAACGGCTATCGCAGTTACCACATGATCGTTTCGATCGAAGCGCCGTTCGAAGATGTGGAAGGGAGGAACCCCGGGCATTTCTTTGTGGAATTGCAGCTTCGCACGCTCGCCATGGATTCCTGGGCGAGTTTGGAGCACGAGATGATGTACAAGCACACGGTCAAGAATCGCAAACTGTTGGCGGCGGAGCTCAAACGCTGCGCCGATGAGCTTGCCTCGTGCGACCTTTCGATGCAGACGATCCGCAACTTGATTCGAGAGACTGATGTGATGGGCGAGGTGATGGCATGAAGCTCCTGCTGGCGGAAGATGAAAAGGATATGGCGGCGGCGCTCGTCGCAGTTCTGGAGCATTCGGGCTACGAGGTCGACGCTGTTCGCGACGGCAGGGCGGCTCTGGCGCTCGCGCACAAAGGCACTTACGCCTGCATGGTCTTCGATGTGATGATGCCCGTGATGGACGGCGTGACGGCCTTGAAAGAGCTGCGTGCGGCGGGCGATACAACGCCCGTCCTGCTGCTGACGGCGAAGGCGGAAGTCGGCGACCGCATCGAGGGGCTTGACGCGGGGGCGGACGACTACCTGCCCAAGCCTTTCGCGATGGGGGAGCTGCTCGCACGTCTGCGTTCCTTGACGCGCCGCGCCGAAGTCTATGCGCCCGCCGAGCTGTCGCTCGGCTCGGTCACGCTCGACGTCGGAAAGCAGGAACTGGCGGCGAAGAGCGCCGTGCGCCTTGCGAGAAAGGAGACGCAGCTTATGCAGCTCTTGATGATGAATGCGGGAAAGTGCGTCACGACGTCGGAGATTTACGAGCGCGTGTGGCAGGGAGCGGAAGAGGGCGCGGACATCGTCTGGGTCTACATCTCCTACCTGCGACAGAAACTCAAGGCGATTCATGGCGACGTTGCGATTCGCGGTGAGCAGGGGGGAAGCTACACGATCTGCGAGGTGGGCTAGATGGAAATGGTATCGCGGCTGCGGCGCAAGTTCATCGTCCTAGGCACGGCTGCCGTCGTCCTCATCGTCTTCGTCGTGCTCGCCGCCTTGAACCTCGCGAGTTTCTACGACGAGGGAAGCCGCATCGAGGCGGTGCTCTCCTACATCACGCGCCACGACGGCAAGCTGCCCGAAAAGCGCATTGTCGACGAGGGCTTCGACTATACGCCGGAGTTTGCCTTTCAGACGCGCTACTACTGGG of the Selenomonas sputigena genome contains:
- a CDS encoding GGDEF and EAL domain-containing protein, which translates into the protein MRRAPRTALSPLLKRLKIYFDVLKRTTSGYLYVVDLQNKVAMTSPNIVRDFGIPAETMGFSAFRQAWQEIMHPTERENVTKVFDDVLQGHTREGCVEFRARTRKDDYEWIECRCAAALDHEGKRTLYAGIFRLMGQRIRADAVTGLLNKYQLEQRMKAALDEARETGRGGALMILGIDNFKIVNEAYNRAFGDQVLREVAKRIKKILSTDFRLYKLDGDEFGIVYPGADEADVETLYRSIQTALLKPQQINEHKYFCTVSGGTVFFPQFGKDYLVLHKYAEAALTLAKQGGKNKNCIFSKELYNRWLRSLTAREDIRRSVEDGCRGFSLCFQPQVGAENRRIIGAEALLRWQNSKGRMVAPMEFIPLLEESQLMIPVGKWIADTAVRICREWQKIVPDFCMSINLSYVQLRDPSFKEAVRECIERYGVDPASIVLELTEHTVISDWDFINRQFASLREYGLKIAMDDFGTGCSSLAMFKNLSCDIVKIDRAFVKQILWSDFDRRIVDYTVELCHSMGMKVCIEGVETQEEYDLLAKTCKVDSIQGYLFGRPETKEGFEEKFLMRQEAHGKEQLCHARAMR
- the queF gene encoding preQ(1) synthase, with product MSRTSDEMKGVTHLGEKNTQYAADYAPELLETFENKHPDKDYWVKFNCPEFTSLCPITGQPDFATITISYVPERRMVESKSLKLYLFSFRNHGDFHEDVVNIILKDLVRLMEPRYIEVWGKFLPRGGISIDPYTNYGRPGTKYEKLAEKRFFEHDLYFMEKVDNR
- a CDS encoding cob(I)yrinic acid a,c-diamide adenosyltransferase: MIEVYTGAGKGKTTAAIGLAVRALGAGLRVYIMQFMKSLAYSEQKVLQGFAPQLALYTTGKPFFIAKEGMLTEEERAAWGEDVVVFPEGEPPADYLRLMQDGFAEAAAAARSGAWDVVILDELNVALFFELISREAVESLLNDLPPEREVVLTGRNAPDWLIARADLVTEMREVRHYYAKGVAARKGIEN
- a CDS encoding ATP-binding protein, coding for MTGVRGDFVEQIVAESGSFLNTAVAFANGRGGRIIFYGESGRGFSAEAELIPCIDEITQKIFDSCEPRIFPRVGVELQDGRQVVVVEIFPGMEKPYFVKELGMMDGTYVRVGGATRLAEPYQVQELLLSGTNSSADQLAAESTVSDVEIEEFCRMMYGEAEKRRADDDVVRLQKEDLLAWKLLREEEGECRATGGWHLLAGTAEELFPEGFIQCAEYLGATRLDFVGGEEFAGSLTEQVDGAADYVQERLLARGVKARGLEELPEGLMRRLLARAVCQRNYAAPGRIALVLYEDRLEITVPGLLEEDMTIWKLKTGFSKIRNRAIAAAFLYMGMMTGFQSILPELYRAAKRARLPEPAVITLGDSVRINLYCRAEEEAQQHEGVVEETELVQTAEAAEESEPVQEQELVGEAELMQDVEAAEKEESVQNQELVVEAELVQDVEPVEIVEPVQEQEPVEETELAEEAESVQEVEHIEEAEPAQEVEHIEETEPIEEAEPVGEAESIREEEPLPEEIEEEQAPLQEESGAGDVLASGTSLEDGQDASLVQEVEADHEPDFEPAPELKLELESLADLKADDVALEEEPAEPREEKVSAGQQELSFDVEESAEAMAEESAKEIVKEVLEKPVEVSSEESMEERLLHVIRENPKVTQKALKEALGVSIATVKRMTTALHKAGVIERTGTNRSGEWHILKD
- a CDS encoding sigma 54-interacting transcriptional regulator, giving the protein MIREQRSREKLEAYYQRFRDEGEIDVNVHPWVAEAWRESRRLGVPSMGTEPKRVLSAEDFCALQKKHAPAIDCLLQLTEGVQEFFARYGLSLLLLDAEALVLKSCTLPFMRLPPGKVEGSRLGIEEIGASSISIAKEKRVPFWVFGPEIWREASHESDACTAPVLVSGELRYLVNIVVDDPKLVPQDAVIAQLLLIARSLEAALARDLRLQAQEAILDAAPFAVYHILPSGEVAYANRLGLERLTRIGARDQATSRLSNLNDIVLNYRHTPIYQGFSGTPCYNKEVTWITEAKTYEDVTTVVPIESPVTREVNGVVTVSMPIEDLRMLVAHTAGYTAKYSLATMAGKGQAFQALREKALRVARGKNHVLLQGEGGTGKQRLAHGIHQASARAAGPLISFRCGDVQPELLDEELFGAAVSPDVSRPGKLELAFGGTLFLDEIEKLPKKTAAALAAALREGKAHRLGETVVRPIDVRIIADCDGDLKRLTERGLFDRSLYDIVSRSVIRMPALRNRREDIPLLAEQIICELAEQHRMERKRLLPETLTILEEYDWPGNIKQMQSILEQAFFHTEGVAISPENINLMGDVKPDDDWKTDREIFLRAWQAAGGNVSRLANLLDVSRVTLYRYLKKFQLEKV
- the trmB gene encoding tRNA (guanosine(46)-N7)-methyltransferase TrmB, encoding MRLRRKPWVDEAIHAYDDFVYPKDRPAGEAERGRWKEIFGREAPLFVELGTGKGDFIRQMAERSPEVNFIGIEKQQDVLIAAAKKVREKELKNVRLLVFDIAQLEKIFAPGEVDRFFVNFCDPWPKARHAKRRLTHHSFLARYKELLVPGGKLVFKTDNRALFDFSLEEFREMGLSLHDVSYDLHSEARPDNVMTEYEKKFSGKGEKINRCEVTFA
- a CDS encoding FtsW/RodA/SpoVE family cell cycle protein encodes the protein MERQEAAEEKGKKSFWVSDMEAVLAIFIVLLVFGSINVFSSSFILAETTFGTPYFFLQRQLFNLAAGFFCFFLGCRVNYHRWRAWIVPVVIITILSLIAVLLVGAEVNGSKRWLGTAGFQIQPAEIAKLVSLMLISAYAAYRVRNDKPIDILFPNPQYLLVLFMGLLIELEPDGGTMFIVIFVPFMLLCIAGLQKTKVLTTVAIFAAAGTALSILQPYRLARLKVLLDPWADSQGIGYQTVQSLSAIGSGGLTGMGLGMGVSKYSYLPEAHTDFAFAIFSQETGFLGVILVLVLYSAFTVYGARIANAASDAYGQFLATGILLLISGQAVINLLMVGGLLPVIGVPLPFISYGGTSLMISMASVGILLNIGQHGTGASNRSKLREALERDVAKKKAERHLRLVKK
- a CDS encoding GTP pyrophosphokinase family protein is translated as MESIYGKQGEALPEILGAFRTRIEEISARVKERTGSAPYEHLICRIKSDESMREKCRRKSLPETPQSALCKVHDAIGVRVVCRFIDDVYVVVRALKALSGVTVFEEKDYIRDVKPNGYRSYHMIVSIEAPFEDVEGRNPGHFFVELQLRTLAMDSWASLEHEMMYKHTVKNRKLLAAELKRCADELASCDLSMQTIRNLIRETDVMGEVMA
- a CDS encoding response regulator transcription factor, giving the protein MKLLLAEDEKDMAAALVAVLEHSGYEVDAVRDGRAALALAHKGTYACMVFDVMMPVMDGVTALKELRAAGDTTPVLLLTAKAEVGDRIEGLDAGADDYLPKPFAMGELLARLRSLTRRAEVYAPAELSLGSVTLDVGKQELAAKSAVRLARKETQLMQLLMMNAGKCVTTSEIYERVWQGAEEGADIVWVYISYLRQKLKAIHGDVAIRGEQGGSYTICEVG